A genomic stretch from Theobroma cacao cultivar B97-61/B2 chromosome 4, Criollo_cocoa_genome_V2, whole genome shotgun sequence includes:
- the LOC18602274 gene encoding protein LURP-one-related 15, whose translation MAHPSSSAPSANPVSIIGPQFCAPYPVDLAVVREVWTITDGNFVVTDITGNILFKVKAASLTIHDHRVLLDAAGNPIITFKNKLRSAHDRWQAFRGDSTDSSDLIFTVKRSSMFQLKTTLDVFLANNTKEEVCDFKIKGSWSERSCVIYAGESSTTVAQMHKKNTVKSILVGKDKFMVTVYPNIDYAFIVALIVILDGINTNNGGA comes from the exons ATGGCACATCCTAGTTCCAGCGCACCATCAGCTAACCCCGTATCCATTATCGGCCCTCAGTTCTGTGCTCCTTACCCCGTTGATCTTGCAGTTGTCCGAGAGGTTTGGACCATCACTGATGGCAACTTCGTGGTTACAGACATCACTGGCAATATCCTTTTCAAAGTTAAAGCAGCTTCTCTCACCATTCATGACCATCGAGTTTTGCTAGATGCCGCCGGGAATCCCATTATCACATTCAAAAACAAG ttaaggagtgcacatgatagATGGCAAGCCTTCAGGGGAGATAGCACGGACTCCAGTGATCTTATCTTTACAGTTAAACGATCTTCAATGTTTCAGTTAAAGACCACATTAGATGTGTTCTTGGCAAACAACACGAAGGAGGAAGTTTGTGACTTTAAGATCAAAGGGAGTTGGTCGGAAAGATCCTGTGTTATTTATGCTGGAGAGTCATCCACTACAGTTGCCCAA ATGCACAAGAAAAACACAGTTAAAAGCATCTTGGTTGGAAAGGACAAGTTCATGGTGACAGTGTATCCCAACATCGATTATGCATTCATCGTTGCCCTAATCGTGATTCTTGATGGGATAAATACTAACAATGGGGGGGCATAG
- the LOC18602275 gene encoding putative disease resistance protein RGA3, whose translation MEVVGAVVEVMLAKVILLATEQINVSLGFKEELTRLHDSLTIIQAALQDAERRQGKDRAVKLWLEKLRDVAYEADDVLDEFAYDFLRRKVEIQNQMMKKVSYVFSSFNSIAFRLQMAKKIRKINISLSNINNQANLFGLQRRVTDMIVLPRGNQVTHSFLGDSSQVIGREDDVSKVVHLLIHSTCLQTLPVVSIIGMPGLGKTTLAKLVCKHEQVQKYFSKIIWVCVSDDFNVERILLEMLEALTQNSCAIKNKDTVLRKMHGELGGDNYLLILDDVWNEDIEKWEDLRDCLMGVSGHVGSRIVVTTRKENVALAMGTLPEYMHHPDKLVDDECWSIMKGRAFGHSSIPPELEVIGKDIAKKCGGLPLVARVIGATLSNKRDKDEWL comes from the coding sequence aTGGAAGTGGTTGGCGCTGTAGTGGAGGTGATGCTAGCCAAGGTGATTTTACTTGCCACGGAACAGATCAACGTTTCATTGGGTTTCAAGGAGGAGTTAACAAGGCTCCATGACTCACTTACCATTATCCAAGCTGCGTTGCAAGATGCGGAGAGAAGGCAAGGAAAAGACAGGGCTGTTAAGCTTTGGCTTGAGAAGCTTAGAGATGTTGCTTATGAGGCTGATGACGTACTGGACGAGTTCGCTTATGATTTTCTTCGAAGGAAGGTGGAGATTCAGAACCAAATGATGAAAAAGGTCAGCTacgttttttcttctttcaattCTATAGCATTTCGTCTCCAGATGgctaaaaaaattagaaagatTAATATATCCCTCAGCAACATTAACAACCAAGCCAATCTGTTTGGACTCCAGAGGAGAGTCACTGATATGATTGTTCTACCTAGAGGAAACCAAGTGACCCACTCCTTTCTTGGAGATTCATCACAAGTTATTGGAAGGGAAGATGATGTCTCAAAAGTAGTCCACTTGTTGATCCACTCAACTTGTCTGCAAACCCTCCCTGTTGTATCTATAATTGGCATGCCAGGTCTTGGAAAAACTACATTAGCAAAATTAGTGTGCAAACATGAGCAagtacaaaaatattttagtaagATAATCTGGGTGTGTGTATCTGATGATTTTAATGTTGAAAGGATTTTACTTGAGATGTTGGAAGCTCTTACCCAAAACTCATGtgcaattaaaaataaagataccGTACTCAGAAAAATGCATGGAGAACTGGGAGGGGATAATTATCTTCTTATACTTGATGATGTATGGAATGAGGATATAGAGAAGTGGGAAGACCTAAGAGATTGCTTGATGGGAGTATCAGGACATGTAGGGAGTAGAATTGTCGTGACAACCCGTAAGGAGAATGTAGCATTGGCGATGGGAACACTTCCTGAATATATGCATCATCCAGACAAACTTGTAGATGATGAGTGTTGGTCAATAATGAAAGGAAGAGCATTTGGACACTCTTCCATACCTCCAGAATTGGAGGTTATTGGAAAGGATATTGCTAAAAAGTGTGGAGGTCTGCCATTGGTTGCAAGGGTTATAGGTGCAACATTGAGCAATAAAAGGGACAAAGATGAGTGGCTGTGA
- the LOC18602278 gene encoding putative disease resistance protein RGA3, with product MDNGILRVLKLSFDCLPSSSLKQCFAYCSIFPKDFEIKREHLIQLWMAEGFLQSSDGSYTEMEIIGDRFFNELLLSSLFQDVEKDVHGNIKTCKMHDVIHDLALFVSKAETLVLDETGPMSDTSHIRRLSIISTGIEVPTISEDVATKLRSLFSNVDVLHRMSNEPKSLRVLNFRGAKVEKLPAFLGKLEHLRYLDISRTKIKKLPKSFTQLYNLQTLSIMDCCLERLPKGITKLVSLRHIYFNKEKLMPVKVGCLPCLQTLPFFYVSIESGRKVEELGFLSQLRGELELYNLEHVKEKAEAIRAKLLEKTEVYKLEFLWSYRREGYSNDKEVLEGLKPCSNLKSLKIVNYWGDNLPSWMLMSVHDFGYSFLDNLVFLKLIKCKECTNISGLGQLRNLQILEIDGMEKVKCVYKNFCNSNIESSSHVWSEATTLFPSLRRFSLENMNSLEEWVQGVGPGIEGSEDVVLFPQLEELIVLSCPKLKSVPTHRGFTFLQAFHVCYCDELSSLRDGLSVSTFVKELRMWNCCSLISVPKDIGELRSLIYLEISFCPKLTSIPEEILGNLTSLKELRIGFFSEELEEFPGLSSIHLLCASLECLYLFGWKKLKSLPPQLQHLLALKSFVICFFDGMESLPEWLGNFSSLQKLRIEKCNSLMHLPSMEAMQCLSKLQGLEINRCPILAERCIKESRPEWPKIAHMPYIQINWQHIKQ from the coding sequence ATGGATAATGGCATTTTACGTGTACTTAAATTGAGTTTTGATTGCTTACCTTCTTCATCCTTGAAGCAGTGTTTTGCATATTGCTCAATTTTTCCTaaggattttgaaattaagaGGGAACACTTAATTCAGCTTTGGATGGCTGAAGGGTTTCTTCAATCATCTGATGGAAGTTACACTGAGATGGAAATTATAGGTGACAGGTTCTTTAATGAATTGTTATTAAGTTCTTTGTTTCAAGATGTGGAAAAGGATGTGCATGGGAATATTAAAACTTGCAAGATGCATGATGTAATTCATGATCTTGCCCTGTTTGTTTCAAAAGCTGAAACCTTGGTCTTAGATGAGACTGGTCCCATGAGCGACACTTCTCATATTCGACGTCTGAGCATCATTTCTACTGGGATAGAGGTCCCAACTATTTCAGAAGATGTTGCTACAAAGTTGCGGTCTTTGTTTTCAAACGTTGATGTTCTGCACAGAATGTCAAATGAACCTAAAAGCTTACGTGTCCTAAATTTTCGAGGTGCTAAGGTTGAGAAATTGCCAGCTTTTCTTGGCAAATTGGAGCATTTGAGATACCTGGACATCTCaagaactaaaataaaaaaattaccaaaatcttTCACTCAGCTCTACAATTTGCAGACCTTAAGCATTATGGACTGCTGTCTTGAGAGGCTTCCCAAAGGAATAACAAAACTAGTTAGCTTGAgacatatttattttaataaagaaaagcTTATGCCAGTTAAAGTTGGGTGCTTACCCTGTCTTCAAACATTGCCATTCTTTTATGTGAGCATTGAAAGTGGACGCAAAGTTGAAGAACTTGGGTTCCTGAGCCAACTTAGAGGAGAATTAGAATTATACAACCTTGAACATGTAAAAGAGAAAGCAGAAGCCATTAGAGCAAAGTTGCTAGAGAAGACTGAAGTTTATAAGTTGGAATTTTTGTGGAGCTACAGAAGGGAAGGTTACAGTAATGACAAGGAAGTATTGGAAGGCCTCAAGCCCTGCTCAAATTTGAAAAGCTTAAAGATTGTCAACTATTGGGGAGACAACTTGCCTTCATGGATGCTTATGAGTGTCCACGATTTTGGATATTCGTTTCTCGATAATCTggttttcttgaaattgatAAAATGCAAGGAATGCACAAATATTTCGGGTCTTGGGCAATTGCGCAATCTGCAAATTCTTGAAATAGATGGAATGGAGAAGGTGAAATGCGTATATAAGAATTTCTGTAACAGCAACATAGAAAGCAGTAGCCATGTTTGGAGTGAGGCTACCACTCTATTCCCATCATTGAGGAGATTCAGCTTGGAGAATATGAATAGCCTGGAGGAATGGGTACAAGGTGTAGGTCCAGGTATAGAAGGAAGTGAAGATGTGGTCTTGTTTCCTCAACTAGAAGAGTTGATTGTTTTGAGCTGTCCTAAGTTGAAGAGTGTTCCGACACATAGAGGGTTTACATTTCTTCAGGCATTTCATGTTTGCTACTGTGATGAATTGAGTAGTTTAAGGGATGGACTATCTGTCTCCACTTTTGTGAAGGAATTAAGAATGTGGAATTGTTGTAGTCTTATCTCCGTTCCCAAAGATATAGGGGAATTGCGATCTCTTATTTATTTAGAAATATCTTTTTGTCCAAAATTGACAAGCATTCCAGAGGAGATCTTAGGTAACCTCACCAGTCTGAAGGAATTGAGAATTGGATTTTTCTCAGAAGAGCTAGAGGAATTCCCAGGTCTCAGTTCGATCCACCTTCTCTGTGCATCCCTTGAATGTCTGTACTTATTTGGATGGAAAAAGCTAAAGTCCCTGCCACCTCAACTACAACACCTTCTTGCCCTTAAATCTTTTGTAATATGTTTCTTTGATGGTATGGAATCCTTGCCAGAGTGGCTGGGAAACTTCTCATCACTTCAGAAACTTCGAATTGAAAAATGTAACAGTCTGATGCATCTGCCCTCTATGGAAGCCATGCAATGCCTCTCCAAATTACAGGGACTTGAAATTAATAGGTGTCCCATATTGGCAGAAAGATGCATCAAGGAAAGCAGGCCTGAATGGCCCAAGATTGCTCACATGCCATACATTCAAATTAATTGGCAACACATTAAACAGTGA